A single genomic interval of Pomacea canaliculata isolate SZHN2017 linkage group LG5, ASM307304v1, whole genome shotgun sequence harbors:
- the LOC112565236 gene encoding uncharacterized protein LOC112565236 isoform X2 translates to MPTFEVGHIQAKIASLRNTFSREIRKINKAKMIGGGARDVFSSWPFFQHLKFLLPASSNLETHVMNHQQQSEEDHLYQCQSEEEFTEIYPEGAKEDDPVLSLTSSPCELRSDYPGAGKRPEKRPQKDQKDELVECIIDYCRNKKRPKEDPEFIWAKNLIQRISELPDIKQRKLIKLDIDDLVSKALRQNLVKDH, encoded by the exons ATGCCGACGTTTGAAG TTGGCCATATCCAAGCAAAGATAGCTAGCCtcagaaacacattttcaaggGAAATacgtaaaataaataaagccaaaaTGATTGGGGGTGGCGCACGTGATGTCTTCTCTTCATGGCCCTTTTTTCAGCATTTGAAATTCCTGTTGCCAGCATCTTCAAACTTG GAAACACATGTGATGAATCACCAACAGCAAAGCGAAGAAGATCATCTCTACCAGTGCCAGTCAGAAGAGGAATTCACCGAAATTTATCCGGAAGGGGCTAAAGAGGATGACCCAGTACTTTCACTCACTTCAAGCCCTTGCGAGTTAAGAAGTGACTACCCAGGTGCAGGCAAAAGGCCAGAAAAAAGACCACAAAAAGATCAGAAGGATGAGCTGGTTGAGTGTATCATAGATTattgcagaaataaaaagagaccAAAAGAGGACCCTGAATTTATTTGGGCCAAAAATCTCATTCAAAGAATTTCAGAGTTACCAGATATTAAGCAAAGAAAGCTTATAAAACTAGATATTGATGACCTGGTGTCAAAGGCTTTAAGACAGAACCTAGTAAAGGACCACTAG
- the LOC112565234 gene encoding N-acyl-phosphatidylethanolamine-hydrolyzing phospholipase D-like isoform X3 gives MAESDEASKDSDGCLQQTRSLGNIEEEYSMPVIKNGKFHNPWDTWRQPSFSGIMKLFITTKNETNLPSEEDLDEILPIFTPDIREFDRSLISGVRMLWIGHATVVAQLDGFTVMTDPVFSMRSSPIQAIGPKRIRKPPCTIEELPKVDAVVISHNHYDHLDYASVVALNQRFGENLQWFVPMGLKGWMNNAGCENVVEMTWWQEHEVQSHPGVKVACTPCQHWCKRNVSDTNEVLWSSWCILGPKNSFHFAGDTGYCCGFKQIGRKYGPFTAAAIPIGAYHPRWFMSPQHVDPQQAVDIHQDIQSKSSLGIHWGTFMLTYEPYLEPRELLKLELEKREMNPSSFVTVNHGAIKVFGASDSKTVD, from the exons ATGGCAGAATCTGACGAGGCTTCAAAAGACTCTGATGGATGTTTGCAGCAAACACGATCTCTTGGTAACATAGAGGAGGAATACTCTATGCCAGTAATTAAAAATGGTAAATTTCACAACCCATGGGATACGTGGAGACAACCTTCATTTTCTGGTATTATGAAGTTGTTCATAACCACCAAGAATGAAACTAATTTGCCCTCAGAAGAG GACCTGGATGAAATTCTTCCCATTTTCACACCAgacatcagagaatttgacagaTCACTGATATCAGGAGTTCGTATGTTGTGGATTGGCCATGCAACAGTTGTTGCTCAGCTTGATGGCTTCACCGTCATGACTGACCCTGTTTTTAGTATGAGGTCCTCTCCAATCCAAGCAATTGGTCCAAAACGTATCAGAAAGCCACCTTGTACCATAGAGGAACTTCCTAAAGTTGATGCAGTAGTGATTAGCCACAACCATTATGATCACTTGGATTATGCAAGTGTTGTGGCTCTCAACCAAAGGTTTGGCGAGAATCTACAGTGGTTTGTGCCTATGGGACTCAAGGGGTGGATGAACAATGCTGGCTGTGAGAATGTTGTGGAGATGACTTGGTGGCAAGAACATGAGGTACAGAGTCACCCAGGTGTGAAAGTGGCTTGTACGCCTTGCCAGCATTGGTGTaaacgaaatgtttcggacaCTAATGAG GTTCTTTGGAGCAGCTGGTGCATCCTAGGGCCCAAAAATTCTTTCCATTTTGCAGGCGACACAGGCTACTGCTGTGGTTTTAAGCAAATTGGCCGCAAATATGGTCCTTTTACTGCAGCTGCCATTCCCATTGGTGCATATCATCCTAg GTGGTTTATGAGTCCGCAGCATGTAGACCCCCAGCAAGCAGTGGATATTCATCAAGACATTCAGTCCAAGAGTTCCCTTGGAATCCACTGGGGTACCTTTATGCTAACATATGAG cctTATCTTGAGCCCAGAGAGCTGCTAAAACTGGAACTAGAGAAGCGTGAGATGAATCCTTCATCCTTTGTCACTGTCAACCATGGTGCAATTAAAGTGTTTGGGGCAAGTGACTCCAAAACTGTTGACTGA
- the LOC112565234 gene encoding N-acyl-phosphatidylethanolamine-hydrolyzing phospholipase D-like isoform X1: protein MVEQMRELAVLSAGIVSTLVIAYNQLFKVPTVNLSKGVIETYGDQEIMAESDEASKDSDGCLQQTRSLGNIEEEYSMPVIKNGKFHNPWDTWRQPSFSGIMKLFITTKNETNLPSEEDLDEILPIFTPDIREFDRSLISGVRMLWIGHATVVAQLDGFTVMTDPVFSMRSSPIQAIGPKRIRKPPCTIEELPKVDAVVISHNHYDHLDYASVVALNQRFGENLQWFVPMGLKGWMNNAGCENVVEMTWWQEHEVQSHPGVKVACTPCQHWCKRNVSDTNEVLWSSWCILGPKNSFHFAGDTGYCCGFKQIGRKYGPFTAAAIPIGAYHPRWFMSPQHVDPQQAVDIHQDIQSKSSLGIHWGTFMLTYEPYLEPRELLKLELEKREMNPSSFVTVNHGAIKVFGASDSKTVD from the exons ATGGTGGAACAGATGAGGGAGCTGGCTGTGCTATCTGCTGGTATTGTGTCAACATT GGTCATTGCCTACAACCAGTTATTTAAGGTGCCAActgtaaatctttccaaaggGGTGATAGAAACCTATGGTGATCAAGAAATAATGGCAGAATCTGACGAGGCTTCAAAAGACTCTGATGGATGTTTGCAGCAAACACGATCTCTTGGTAACATAGAGGAGGAATACTCTATGCCAGTAATTAAAAATGGTAAATTTCACAACCCATGGGATACGTGGAGACAACCTTCATTTTCTGGTATTATGAAGTTGTTCATAACCACCAAGAATGAAACTAATTTGCCCTCAGAAGAG GACCTGGATGAAATTCTTCCCATTTTCACACCAgacatcagagaatttgacagaTCACTGATATCAGGAGTTCGTATGTTGTGGATTGGCCATGCAACAGTTGTTGCTCAGCTTGATGGCTTCACCGTCATGACTGACCCTGTTTTTAGTATGAGGTCCTCTCCAATCCAAGCAATTGGTCCAAAACGTATCAGAAAGCCACCTTGTACCATAGAGGAACTTCCTAAAGTTGATGCAGTAGTGATTAGCCACAACCATTATGATCACTTGGATTATGCAAGTGTTGTGGCTCTCAACCAAAGGTTTGGCGAGAATCTACAGTGGTTTGTGCCTATGGGACTCAAGGGGTGGATGAACAATGCTGGCTGTGAGAATGTTGTGGAGATGACTTGGTGGCAAGAACATGAGGTACAGAGTCACCCAGGTGTGAAAGTGGCTTGTACGCCTTGCCAGCATTGGTGTaaacgaaatgtttcggacaCTAATGAG GTTCTTTGGAGCAGCTGGTGCATCCTAGGGCCCAAAAATTCTTTCCATTTTGCAGGCGACACAGGCTACTGCTGTGGTTTTAAGCAAATTGGCCGCAAATATGGTCCTTTTACTGCAGCTGCCATTCCCATTGGTGCATATCATCCTAg GTGGTTTATGAGTCCGCAGCATGTAGACCCCCAGCAAGCAGTGGATATTCATCAAGACATTCAGTCCAAGAGTTCCCTTGGAATCCACTGGGGTACCTTTATGCTAACATATGAG cctTATCTTGAGCCCAGAGAGCTGCTAAAACTGGAACTAGAGAAGCGTGAGATGAATCCTTCATCCTTTGTCACTGTCAACCATGGTGCAATTAAAGTGTTTGGGGCAAGTGACTCCAAAACTGTTGACTGA
- the LOC112565236 gene encoding uncharacterized protein LOC112565236 isoform X1, giving the protein MATKATGPLGNLTEGSTYYLIELFESHKELWDFRIPQYRNKQLKNSLWLSMQISFSSTTGIDCTVGHIQAKIASLRNTFSREIRKINKAKMIGGGARDVFSSWPFFQHLKFLLPASSNLETHVMNHQQQSEEDHLYQCQSEEEFTEIYPEGAKEDDPVLSLTSSPCELRSDYPGAGKRPEKRPQKDQKDELVECIIDYCRNKKRPKEDPEFIWAKNLIQRISELPDIKQRKLIKLDIDDLVSKALRQNLVKDH; this is encoded by the exons ATGGCCACCAAAGCCACAGGCCCGCTAGGAAATTTAACTGAGGGAAGTACCTATTATTTAATTGAACTATTTGAAAGCCACAAGGAATTGTGGGATTTCAGGATACCACAATATCGCaacaaacaattgaaaaataGTCTTTGGCTTTCCATGCAGATTTCTTTCTCGTCAACGACAGGAATCGACTGCACAG TTGGCCATATCCAAGCAAAGATAGCTAGCCtcagaaacacattttcaaggGAAATacgtaaaataaataaagccaaaaTGATTGGGGGTGGCGCACGTGATGTCTTCTCTTCATGGCCCTTTTTTCAGCATTTGAAATTCCTGTTGCCAGCATCTTCAAACTTG GAAACACATGTGATGAATCACCAACAGCAAAGCGAAGAAGATCATCTCTACCAGTGCCAGTCAGAAGAGGAATTCACCGAAATTTATCCGGAAGGGGCTAAAGAGGATGACCCAGTACTTTCACTCACTTCAAGCCCTTGCGAGTTAAGAAGTGACTACCCAGGTGCAGGCAAAAGGCCAGAAAAAAGACCACAAAAAGATCAGAAGGATGAGCTGGTTGAGTGTATCATAGATTattgcagaaataaaaagagaccAAAAGAGGACCCTGAATTTATTTGGGCCAAAAATCTCATTCAAAGAATTTCAGAGTTACCAGATATTAAGCAAAGAAAGCTTATAAAACTAGATATTGATGACCTGGTGTCAAAGGCTTTAAGACAGAACCTAGTAAAGGACCACTAG
- the LOC112565234 gene encoding N-acyl-phosphatidylethanolamine-hydrolyzing phospholipase D-like isoform X2, producing MHQHSHKLVIAYNQLFKVPTVNLSKGVIETYGDQEIMAESDEASKDSDGCLQQTRSLGNIEEEYSMPVIKNGKFHNPWDTWRQPSFSGIMKLFITTKNETNLPSEEDLDEILPIFTPDIREFDRSLISGVRMLWIGHATVVAQLDGFTVMTDPVFSMRSSPIQAIGPKRIRKPPCTIEELPKVDAVVISHNHYDHLDYASVVALNQRFGENLQWFVPMGLKGWMNNAGCENVVEMTWWQEHEVQSHPGVKVACTPCQHWCKRNVSDTNEVLWSSWCILGPKNSFHFAGDTGYCCGFKQIGRKYGPFTAAAIPIGAYHPRWFMSPQHVDPQQAVDIHQDIQSKSSLGIHWGTFMLTYEPYLEPRELLKLELEKREMNPSSFVTVNHGAIKVFGASDSKTVD from the exons ATGCATCAGCATAGTCACAAATT GGTCATTGCCTACAACCAGTTATTTAAGGTGCCAActgtaaatctttccaaaggGGTGATAGAAACCTATGGTGATCAAGAAATAATGGCAGAATCTGACGAGGCTTCAAAAGACTCTGATGGATGTTTGCAGCAAACACGATCTCTTGGTAACATAGAGGAGGAATACTCTATGCCAGTAATTAAAAATGGTAAATTTCACAACCCATGGGATACGTGGAGACAACCTTCATTTTCTGGTATTATGAAGTTGTTCATAACCACCAAGAATGAAACTAATTTGCCCTCAGAAGAG GACCTGGATGAAATTCTTCCCATTTTCACACCAgacatcagagaatttgacagaTCACTGATATCAGGAGTTCGTATGTTGTGGATTGGCCATGCAACAGTTGTTGCTCAGCTTGATGGCTTCACCGTCATGACTGACCCTGTTTTTAGTATGAGGTCCTCTCCAATCCAAGCAATTGGTCCAAAACGTATCAGAAAGCCACCTTGTACCATAGAGGAACTTCCTAAAGTTGATGCAGTAGTGATTAGCCACAACCATTATGATCACTTGGATTATGCAAGTGTTGTGGCTCTCAACCAAAGGTTTGGCGAGAATCTACAGTGGTTTGTGCCTATGGGACTCAAGGGGTGGATGAACAATGCTGGCTGTGAGAATGTTGTGGAGATGACTTGGTGGCAAGAACATGAGGTACAGAGTCACCCAGGTGTGAAAGTGGCTTGTACGCCTTGCCAGCATTGGTGTaaacgaaatgtttcggacaCTAATGAG GTTCTTTGGAGCAGCTGGTGCATCCTAGGGCCCAAAAATTCTTTCCATTTTGCAGGCGACACAGGCTACTGCTGTGGTTTTAAGCAAATTGGCCGCAAATATGGTCCTTTTACTGCAGCTGCCATTCCCATTGGTGCATATCATCCTAg GTGGTTTATGAGTCCGCAGCATGTAGACCCCCAGCAAGCAGTGGATATTCATCAAGACATTCAGTCCAAGAGTTCCCTTGGAATCCACTGGGGTACCTTTATGCTAACATATGAG cctTATCTTGAGCCCAGAGAGCTGCTAAAACTGGAACTAGAGAAGCGTGAGATGAATCCTTCATCCTTTGTCACTGTCAACCATGGTGCAATTAAAGTGTTTGGGGCAAGTGACTCCAAAACTGTTGACTGA